The Bosea sp. PAMC 26642 genome includes the window TAGAGCTCGTCGGAAATCGAGAGCCGGGCGGCGTAGATGATGATGAAGCTGAAGGGCAGATGCAGCCAGATCGAGAGCAGGCTGACCATGGCGAGGCCGTGATTGGGGTTCACCGCCCATTCGATCGGCGGCAGCCCGAAAAGCCGAGCATCTGGCTCATCATCCCGACTTCGGGCTCGAACAGATAGCGCCACATCACCACCGCCGAGACTTCGCTGACCGCATAGGGGGCGAGCACGATGGCGAGCAGGATCGGCCGGAACGGCACGCCCGACGCGAAGAACAGCGCCATGCCGAGGCCGATCAGCAATTCGACATGCACGACGATCGCGACGACGATCACGGTGTTGACCAGCGCCCGCCAGAAATAGGGATCGCCAGCACCTTCGCGTAATTCGCTAATCCGACGAATGTCGCCGCCTGGCCGAAGGAGGACTGGTTCAGGCTGAGCCAGAACACGTAGATCGCCGGCAGGAAGATGACGCAGCCGACCATGAGCTGAACAGGGCCGACGAGCGCGATGGCTGACAGTGGCGTGCGGGCGGTCATGGGTTGCCAACCCTTGCGATCAAACGCGCCGTCATCCCGGGCAAGCGAAGCGCAGACCCGGGATCCATCCTAGAACGCCGACGAGCCTTATGATGGATCCCGGATCGGCGCGGCTGCGCCGCTTGTCCGGGATGACGGCGGAGGTTGGAACAGCTGGTGGTGCTGGAATCCATAGCCCGCCTCACGCGATCCGGAAGCGCTTGAGCGCGTCGCGATCGATCGCGATCCCCAGCCCCGGACCCTGCGGCACGGCGAGCCTGCCATCCACCAGCTGAAAGCCCTCGCCCACTACCGGCTGCGTGAAGGCGTCGCGCAGCGGGTTCGCATAGACCATGCACTCGAAGGTGCGGAAGGTCTCGGCTGCCGCCGCGAGCTGCAGGCTGGCGGCGACGCAGATCGCGCCCGACCAGCCGACATGCGGGGCGTAAGCGGTGTTGAAGCTCGCAGCGAGTTCGGCGATGCGCCAGGTCTCGGTGATGCCGCCCCGAGCGCGTCACATCGGGCTGGATCAGCCCGATCGAGCGGTCCTGCAGCATGTTCAGCGCCTCGGAGGCGACATAGTCGCTCTCGCCCGCAGCGAGCCGGATCGGCAGATGCTGCGCCAGCCGCCGATAGCCATCGCGGTCATGCGGCAGGATCGGCTCCTCGAAGAAGCCGTAGCCGAGATCGCACAATGCCTTGCCGACGACCATCGCGTCATCGACGTCATAGGCCCAATTGGCATCGACATAGAGGGCGATGTCGTCGCCGGCGAGCTTGCGGATGAACTTCGCGCGCGCCACGGCGTCCTTCAGCGGGTGGCCGAGCTTTACCTTGATCTCGCGGAAGCCGGCCTGCAGCGCAGCGGTGACCTCGGCCTCGACCGTGGTGTCGTCGAGCCAGTTGATCGAGGAGGCATAGGCTGCGACGTCGGTTCTGCCGATGCCGCCGAGCAGCTTGTGGATCGGAACGCCTGCCGCCTTGCCGGCGATGTCCCAGAGCGCGATGTCGATCGCCGAGATCGCCTCGACGAGCTGGCCGCCGGGCCGGCCTGTGAGCGCGCCGCGCATCGCCTTCCAATGCGCGCGCCGGTCGGCCGGGTCCTTGCCGAGCAGCCGCGGCGTCAGCACCTCGTCGATCAGCCGCGCATAGCCGGCCGCGCCCCGCCGCGCCAGCGCCTCGCCGACGCCGACGAGTCCGTCGCTGGTCGTCACCTCCACGACGACGATCTCGATCGCCGGAAAGTCGCCTTGCGAGGTGCGCTGCGCCTTGGCGAGCGTAACCCGCAGCGGATGGGATTCGATTCTGGCGATGCAGCGGGCGGTCATGCGGTCTCGCGGCTCTGTGTCCGATTGAGTTCAACCTAACTGATAGGTTACTCAGTTGCAAACATGAGCGGTATCTGTCAATCATCTGGCTATGGAGACCGTGCTGAACCGCGCCGACGTGCTTGCCGATATCGACGCCGACCCGTTCGGCGGCACCGATGTCGTGCCGACGCGGCTGGGCGACGCCCTGATCGCCCGCATCACCGAGGCGATCCATGACGGCAGGCTGAAGCCGGGCGATGCACTGCCTTCGGAGGCGCGCATCGCCGCCTCCTTCGGCGTCAGCAAGCCGATCGCGCGCGAGGCCATCCGCCAGCTCGCTGCGATGGGGGTGGTCAACATCCAGCAGGGCAAGGTCACCCGGGTCCAGGCGCTCGACGCCGCTCCGCTCGACCGCTTTTTTCGCTTCGCCGTGCGCGGCCGCAAGACCGGCCTGACCGAGGCCGTCGAGCTGCGCCGCATCCTCGAGCCGCCGATTGCCGCCCATAGCGCGCAGCGGCGCTCCGACGCCGATGTCGAACGGCTCGATTTCATCCTCGCAAGAATGGAGGCGGCGCTCGGTGACGTGCCACGCTGGATCGAGGCCGATCTCGACTTTCACGAGGCGGTCGCGGCCTCCTCCGGCAATCGCCTGCTCGACTTCCAGATCAGGGGCTTGAGGCCGGTGATCCGCGAGGTCATGGAAATCTTCAATTCGCGCGAGGCGCGCACGCAGGCCGACTGGCGCCGGACCTATCAACGTCATGTCCTCGTCGTGGATGCCATCCGGGCAGGCGACGCGCAGGCGGCTACCCTCGCCATGAACAAGCATTTCGAAGCGGCAGAAGCCGCCATCGCGGAACTCGCGACATCCCGGGAGGATACTCATGACCAGAAGCACAGGGCTCGACCGTAGGCAGCTTATCGGCGGCATGGCAGGCGTCAGCCTCGCCGGATTCGGTGCTCCGGCCTTCGCACAGGCCGGGCCGCTCAACGTCTTCGCGCACCGCGTCATGCAGACGGTCTCGACCGGCGCGCAGGGCGGCGACATCACGAAGGACTGGGCCCAAAAGAACGGTACCACGATCCAGTGGACCACCTTCGACACCGGCCCGTTGCAGGAGCGCCTGTTCCGCGAGGCGAGCCTGTCGGAAAGCTCGGTCGATGTCGGCTTCCTGCTCAACACGCAGGCCATTCCGCGCGCCGCCAACCTGTTCGAGCCGCTCGACGATTATCTCAGGCGCGATCCGATCGAGGATGCCGCAGACATCTTTCCGGGGCTGACGGAGGGCATGAAGGTCGGCGGCAAGCAGCTCGCCGTGCCGTTCCGCCACGCCTCGTCGGGGCTGCACTACAATGAGGAGATCCTGGCCGAAAAGGGTTTCTCCAGGCCGCCGGCCTCGATCGAGGAAATGGTCGAGATCGCCAAGGCCTGCACCTATCGCCGGGCGGACGGCACCGCCACCGTCGGCCTGTGCATGCCGGGCGTGACCTATCCCAACGTGATCGACATCGCCCGCGCCTGGGACGGCGATTTCATCACGCCCGATTTCAAATGCGTCGCCGATCAGCCGCCGATGCTGAACGCGATCAAGCTGCTGCGCGCCCTGTTCGAGGCGGGTGCCTTCCCGCGCATCTTCGCGACGCTCTCACCCGAGGACGTCAATGTCTGGATGCAGACCGGCCGCGCCGCGATGAGCCTGCAGAGCATGGGCCGCAACCGGATCTACAACGATCCGCAGAAGTCGAAATTCCCCGGCAGGATCAAGACGTCGCGGCCGCCTCGAGCGCTGGCGGCGCCGCTGCCCCGATCGACTTCTGCGGATCGTTGTAGATCCGGTTGCGGCCCATGCTCTGCAGGCTCATCGCGGCGCGGCCGGTCTGCATCCAGACATTGACGTCCTCGGGTGAGAGCGTCGCGAAGATGCGCGGGAAGGCACCCGCCTCGAACAGGGCGCGCAGCAGCTTGATCGCGTTCAGCATCGGCGGCTGATCGGCGACGCATTTGAAATCGGGCGTGATGAAATCGCCGTCCCAGGCGCGGGCGATTGTCGATCACGTTGGGATAGGTCACGCCCGGCATGCACAGGCCGACGGTGGCGGTGCCGTCCGCCCGGCGATAGGTGCAGGCCTTGGCGATCTCGACCATTTCCTCGATCGAGGCCGGCGGCCTGGAGAAACCCTTTTCGGCCAGGATCTCCTCATTGTAGTGCAGCCCCGACGAGGCGTGGCGGAACGGCACGGCGAGCTGCTTGCCGCCGACCTTCATGCCCTCCGTCAGCCCCGGAAAGATGTCTGCGGCATCCTCGATCGGATCGCGCCTGAGATAATCGTCGAGCGGCTCGAACAGGTTGGCGGCGCGCGGAATGGCCTGCGTGTTGAGCAGGAAGCCGACATCGACCGAGCTTTCCGACAGGCTCGCCTCGCGGAACAGGCGCTCCTGCAACGGGCCGGTGTCGAAGGTGGTCCACTGGATCGTGGTACCGTTCTTTTGGGCCCAGTCCTTCGTGATGTCGCCGCCCTGCGCGCCGGTCGAGACCGTCTGCATGACGCGGTGCGCGAAGACGTTGAGCGGCCCGGCCTGTGCGAAGGCCGGAGCACCGAATCCGGCGAGGCTGACGCCTGCCATGCCGCCGATAAGCTGCCTACGGTCGAGCCCTGTGCTTCTGGTCATGAGTATCCTCCCGGGATGTCGCGAGTTCCGCGATGGCGGCTTCTGCCGCTTCGAATGCTTGTTCATGGCGAGGGTAGCCGCCTGCGCGTCGCCTGCCCGGATGGCATCCACGACGAGGACATGACGTTGATAGGTCCGGCGCCAGTCGGCCTGCGTGCGCGCCTCGCGCGAATTGAAGATTTCCATGACCTCGCGGATCACCGGCCTCAAGCCCCTGATCTGGAAGTCGAGCAGGCGATTGCCGGAGGAGGCCGCGACCGCCTCGTGAAAGTCGAGATCGGCCTCGATCCAGCGTGGCACGTCACCGAGCGCCGCCTCCATTCTTGCGAGGATGAAATCGAGCCGTTCGACATCGGCGTCGGAGCGCCGCTGCGCGCTATGGGCGGCAATCGGCGGCTCGAGGATGCGGCGCAGCTCGACGGCCTCGGTCAGGCCGGTCTTGCGGCCGCGCACGGCGAAGCGAAAAAAGCGGTCGAGCGGAGCGGCGTCGAGCGCCTGGACCCGGGTGACCTTGCCCTGCTGGATGTTGACCACCCCCATCGCAGCGAGCTGGCGGATGGCCTCGCGCGCGATCGGCTTGCTGACGCCGAAGGAGGCGGCGATGCGCGCCTCCGAAGGCAGTGCATCGCCCGGCTTCAGCCTGCCGTCATGGATCGCCTCGGTGATGCGGGCGATCAGGGCGTCGCCCAGCCGCGTCGGCACGACATCGGTGCCGCCGAACGGGTCGGCGTCGATATCGGCAAGCACGTCGGCGCGGTTCAGCACGGTCTCCATAGCCAGATGATTGACAGATACCGCTCATGTTTGCAACTGAGTAACCTATCAGTTAGGTTGAACTCAATCGGACACAGAGCCGCGAGACCGCATGACCGCCCGCTGCATCGCCAGAATCGAATCCCATCCGCTGCGGGTTACGCTCGCCAAGGCGCAGCGCACCTCGCAAGGCGACTTTCCGGCGATCGAGATCGTCGTCGTGGAGGTGACGACC containing:
- a CDS encoding FadR/GntR family transcriptional regulator, yielding MLNRADVLADIDADPFGGTDVVPTRLGDALIARITEAIHDGRLKPGDALPSEARIAASFGVSKPIAREAIRQLAAMGVVNIQQGKVTRVQALDAAPLDRFFRFAVRGRKTGLTEAVELRRILEPPIAAHSAQRRSDADVERLDFILARMEAALGDVPRWIEADLDFHEAVAASSGNRLLDFQIRGLRPVIREVMEIFNSREARTQADWRRTYQRHVLVVDAIRAGDAQAATLAMNKHFEAAEAAIAELATSREDTHDQKHRARP
- a CDS encoding sugar ABC transporter permease, which produces MTARTPLSAIALVGPVQLMVGCVIFLPAIYVFWLSLNQSSFGQAATFVGLANYAKVLAIPISGGRWSTP
- a CDS encoding ABC transporter substrate-binding protein; the encoded protein is MTRSTGLDRRQLIGGMAGVSLAGFGAPAFAQAGPLNVFAHRVMQTVSTGAQGGDITKDWAQKNGTTIQWTTFDTGPLQERLFREASLSESSVDVGFLLNTQAIPRAANLFEPLDDYLRRDPIEDAADIFPGLTEGMKVGGKQLAVPFRHASSGLHYNEEILAEKGFSRPPASIEEMVEIAKACTYRRADGTATVGLCMPGVTYPNVIDIARAWDGDFITPDFKCVADQPPMLNAIKLLRALFEAGAFPRIFATLSPEDVNVWMQTGRAAMSLQSMGRNRIYNDPQKSKFPGRIKTSRPPRALAAPLPRSTSADRCRSGCGPCSAGSSRRGRSASRH
- a CDS encoding mandelate racemase/muconate lactonizing enzyme family protein; translation: MTARCIARIESHPLRVTLAKAQRTSQGDFPAIEIVVVEVTTSDGLVGVGEALARRGAAGYARLIDEVLTPRLLGKDPADRRAHWKAMRGALTGRPGGQLVEAISAIDIALWDIAGKAAGVPIHKLLGGIGRTDVAAYASSINWLDDTTVEAEVTAALQAGFREIKVKLGHPLKDAVARAKFIRKLAGDDIALYVDANWAYDVDDAMVVGKALCDLGYGFFEEPILPHDRDGYRRLAQHLPIRLAAGESDYVASEALNMLQDRSIGLIQPDVTRSGRHHRDLAHRRTRCELQHRLRPACRLVGRDLRRRQPAARGGSRDLPHLRVHGLCEPAARRLHAAGSGRGLSAGGWQARRAAGSGAGDRDRSRRAQALPDRVRRAMDSSTTSCSNLRRHPGQAAQPRRSGIHHKARRRSRMDPGSALRLPGMTARLIARVGNP
- a CDS encoding sugar ABC transporter permease; translation: MIVVAIVVHVELLIGLGMALFFASGVPFRPILLAIVLAPYAVSEVSAVVMWRYLFEPEVGMMSQMLGFSGCRRSNGR